One genomic segment of Panicum virgatum strain AP13 chromosome 2N, P.virgatum_v5, whole genome shotgun sequence includes these proteins:
- the LOC120662170 gene encoding peroxidase P7-like, translated as MAAVLVYLTVIAAALLQASAFGAELTADYYSETCPPALTTIKLLVGAAILREPRMGAALVRLHFHDCFVNGCDGSILLDDTDDMIGEKTAKPNDNSVRGHDVIDTIKSALNTVCLGNVVSCADIVAVAARDSIVALGGSSYDVLLGRRDATTASIDDANNDIPTPFMDLPALLANFESHGLSLHDLVVLSGGHTLGYSRCLFFRSRLYNETDTLDPAYAASLDERCPASPGDDDDALSALDDTPTTVDTDYYQGLMQGRALLHSDQQLYQGGAGGADDLVKYYAENPSKFWEDFGAAMVKMGNLSPLTGDQGEVRENCRVVNQQ; from the exons ATGGCAGCCGTTCTTGTGTACCTCACCGTCATCGCCGCGGCCCTGCTGCAGGCCTCGGCGTTCGGGGCGGAGCTCACCGCGGACTACTACAGCGAGACGTGCCCGCCTGCGCTGACCACCATCAAGCTCCTCGTCGGCGCGGCCATCCTCAGGGAGCCCAGAATGGGGGCGGCGCTGGTCCGCCTCCacttccacgactgcttcgtcAAT GGCTGCGACGGCTCCATCCTGCTGGATGACACCGACGACATGATCGGCGAGAAGACGGCCAAGCCTAACGACAACTCCGTCAGAGGGCACGACGTCATCGACACCATCAAGTCGGCGTTGAACACCGTCTGCTTGGGGAACGTCGTCTCCTGCGCTGACATCGTCGCTGTAGCTGCTCGCGACTCCATTGTAGCG CTGGGAGGATCCTCGTACGACGTGCTCCTGGGCCGGCGCgacgcgacgacggcgagcatcGACGACGCCAACAACGACATCCCGACCCCGTTCATGGACCTGCCGGCGCTGCTGGCCAACTTCGAGTCCCACGGCCTCTCCCTGCACGACCTCGTGGTGCTCTCCGGCGGCCACACGCTGGGCTACTCCCGGTGCCTCTTCTTCCGGAGCCGCCTCTACAACGAGACTGACACGCTGGACCCGGCCTACGCGGCGTCGCTGGACGAGCGCTGCCCGGCATCCCccggcgatgacgacgacgcgCTGTCGGCGCTGGACGACACCCCCACCACCGTGGACACCGACTACTACCAGGGCCTCATGCAGGGCCGCGCGCTGCTGCACTCGGACCAGCAGCTGTaccagggcggcgccggcggcgccgacgacctGGTCAAGTACTACGCCGAGAACCCCAGCAAGTTCTGGGAGGACTTCGGCGCCGCCATGGTGAAGATGGGCAACCTCAGCCCGCTCACCGGCGACCAAGGCGAGGTCAGGGAGAACTGCCGGGTCGTCAACCAGCAGTGA